A section of the Candidatus Thioglobus autotrophicus genome encodes:
- a CDS encoding glutamate synthase subunit beta, giving the protein MGKVTGFKEFDRKTEEYRPVELRLKDYGEIFTGTHNESHLQNQGARCMDCGVPFCQSDDGCPINNLIPEWNDLVYNDKWEEALSRLLKTNNFPEFTGRVCPAPCEGSCVLGMNNPAVTIKNIEQAIIDKGFEQGWIKPYDVECKTGKKIAIVGSGPAGLAAADELNKLGYGVSVFERDDRIGGLLMYGIPNMKLGKDIVDRRINFMKDCGVEFITNVNVGKDITIQALQQDFDAVILTTGASEARDLPVDNRDAKGVHMAMEYLTINTKSLLDTGRADESDLSAKGKDVIVIGGGDTGTDCIGTAIRQGAKSVVNFELMSQPPAERADDNPWPLWPLIYRVDYGHAEAQSTFGKDPREYQLMTKSFIKGSNGELTGLTTINVEFNNGQLVEITGSEKTWDTQLVLLSMGFVSPEHYVSDDANIKLDDRGNYKADYDQYQTSQAGIFTAGDCRRGQSLVVWAIDEGRGVAKRVNEYLA; this is encoded by the coding sequence ATGGGAAAAGTAACTGGCTTTAAAGAATTTGATCGAAAAACAGAGGAATATCGCCCTGTTGAATTACGTCTTAAAGATTATGGTGAAATTTTTACTGGTACTCATAATGAGTCACATTTACAAAACCAAGGTGCCAGGTGTATGGATTGTGGCGTACCTTTTTGTCAATCAGATGATGGCTGTCCAATTAATAATTTAATTCCTGAGTGGAATGACTTGGTCTATAACGACAAATGGGAAGAAGCTTTATCGAGACTTTTAAAAACCAATAATTTTCCAGAATTCACCGGTCGTGTTTGTCCGGCGCCTTGCGAAGGTTCTTGCGTTCTTGGCATGAATAATCCAGCGGTCACCATTAAAAATATTGAACAAGCGATTATTGACAAAGGCTTTGAACAAGGCTGGATCAAGCCATATGATGTAGAGTGCAAAACAGGCAAAAAAATAGCAATTGTAGGCTCTGGCCCCGCAGGTTTGGCTGCCGCTGATGAGCTTAATAAGTTGGGGTATGGCGTCAGTGTTTTTGAGCGTGATGACCGTATTGGTGGCTTATTAATGTACGGCATTCCGAATATGAAGCTTGGCAAGGATATAGTTGATCGTCGTATTAATTTTATGAAAGATTGTGGTGTAGAATTTATTACCAACGTCAATGTAGGTAAAGATATTACTATACAGGCGTTGCAGCAAGATTTTGATGCGGTTATATTGACTACTGGTGCAAGTGAAGCTAGAGATTTACCCGTAGATAATCGTGATGCCAAAGGTGTGCACATGGCCATGGAATATTTAACGATCAATACTAAAAGCTTGCTAGATACTGGGCGTGCAGATGAGTCGGATTTATCAGCTAAAGGTAAAGATGTGATTGTTATTGGTGGTGGTGATACTGGCACTGATTGCATTGGTACAGCTATTCGTCAAGGTGCTAAATCGGTGGTGAATTTTGAGCTAATGTCTCAACCACCAGCGGAGCGTGCAGATGATAATCCGTGGCCACTTTGGCCACTGATCTACCGTGTTGATTATGGCCATGCGGAGGCACAATCTACCTTTGGCAAAGATCCGAGAGAATATCAATTAATGACTAAGTCATTTATCAAAGGTTCGAATGGTGAGCTAACCGGACTAACGACTATTAATGTGGAGTTTAATAATGGCCAGTTAGTTGAAATAACTGGCAGTGAAAAAACTTGGGATACGCAGTTGGTATTACTATCAATGGGTTTTGTTTCTCCAGAGCATTATGTGAGTGATGATGCAAACATTAAGTTGGATGATCGTGGTAATTACAAGGCTGATTACGACCAATATCAAACATCACAAGCCGGCATATTTACCGCAGGTGATTGTCGTCGTGGTCAATCTTTAGTTGTTTGGGCAATTGATGAAGGTCGTGGTGTTGCCAAGCGTGTTAACGAGTATTTAGCTTAA
- the rplS gene encoding 50S ribosomal protein L19, which yields MNLIDQIESEQLRSDIPEFSAGDTIIVQVKVREGDRERLQAFEGVVIAKKNRGIGSAFTVRKTSHGEGVERVFQTHSKMIDSVEVKRRGKVRQAKLYYLRELTGRKARIKEKLATK from the coding sequence ATGAATTTAATTGATCAAATTGAAAGCGAACAGCTAAGAAGCGACATCCCTGAGTTTTCAGCAGGTGACACAATTATCGTACAAGTTAAAGTACGTGAAGGTGATCGTGAAAGATTACAAGCATTCGAAGGCGTGGTAATTGCTAAGAAAAATCGTGGTATCGGTTCAGCATTTACTGTGAGAAAGACGTCTCATGGAGAAGGTGTAGAAAGAGTTTTTCAAACACATTCTAAAATGATTGATTCTGTTGAAGTTAAGCGTCGTGGTAAAGTTCGCCAAGCGAAGCTTTACTACCTTCGTGAGCTTACTGGTAGAAAAGCAAGAATTAAAGAAAAATTGGCCACTAAATAA